A genomic region of Methylobacterium durans contains the following coding sequences:
- a CDS encoding Mu transposase C-terminal domain-containing protein: MSAVQIELHPGAHLHVQREGSRPELWKVLKRKRKGWLVQLGDQDAVTWSDDHIHDLRLDHAVELHAADPEADEHIAYCLSKAFEAFPEDHKAIALRRVEYVREVDDWHGAGETLEESYAWAAPHVFEAFEREWREEDIAYAAALAERRRQRQRKAATELKRPKKGQPLVVPKPRTVELWYRTWITHDRDIRVLLPNFRGRGDRKQRYAHWIYVEMRAHIEKYYLVKDRRRPPLTYAYGKFEEHCKGKGLDADKPRKKGGQRPYPTYPAFRTFKNSLLDAREEMKVREGGRPAYLAFNVFRKTDALAKVMAEVEFDHSLVDLIVVDEETGRAIGRPWFTAALDRASRMLIGCHLSFELPSYASLQRCMGHAFWPKDLRGIEGLSNPWPCEGIPGLVFVDNGKEFRSKSLRRSEKAMNFRLRPLPVMAPWLKGKLERLFGRFNAQVYGHREGKTFHSAVARGDYNAIKRAETTLTQLRRDLLGYIVDDYHVAKHRTLEARPLDVWNDLVARQGGVRAVPSHSQVIELIGQVRDRPIGNTGISLEGLNYHSGRLTALRERRGGLQKLYQVRFDPFDLWRIWVLDEDTGEHIPVDCTNQAIARGVSIFAAGLHLQGARRAGSGRFVTEQDILLAKQRAEEESDRILGNGKSLTTAAQVARYRRANGEYFTPVGPRTRGRRSRPASPSRPSPVPSRPCLRLGRPPPPRPRPHPYPRPAPSTRA; the protein is encoded by the coding sequence ATGAGCGCCGTCCAAATCGAGCTCCATCCCGGCGCGCATCTGCACGTGCAACGCGAGGGAAGCCGCCCGGAACTCTGGAAGGTTCTCAAGCGGAAGCGGAAGGGCTGGCTCGTGCAGCTCGGGGATCAAGACGCGGTCACGTGGTCGGATGACCACATCCACGACCTGCGTCTCGATCATGCCGTCGAGCTCCACGCCGCCGACCCCGAAGCCGACGAGCACATTGCCTATTGCCTGTCCAAGGCGTTCGAGGCCTTTCCCGAGGACCACAAGGCCATTGCCCTGCGCCGGGTCGAGTACGTGCGCGAGGTGGACGACTGGCACGGGGCCGGGGAGACGCTGGAGGAAAGCTACGCGTGGGCGGCGCCGCACGTTTTCGAGGCTTTCGAGCGTGAATGGCGCGAGGAGGACATCGCCTACGCGGCGGCGCTCGCGGAGCGGCGGCGCCAGCGGCAGCGCAAGGCCGCCACCGAGCTGAAACGGCCGAAGAAGGGGCAGCCCCTCGTCGTTCCGAAGCCGCGCACGGTCGAGCTCTGGTACCGGACCTGGATCACGCACGACCGCGACATTCGCGTCCTGCTACCGAATTTCCGTGGGCGGGGCGACCGCAAGCAGCGGTATGCCCACTGGATCTACGTGGAGATGCGGGCGCATATCGAAAAGTATTACCTGGTCAAGGACCGTCGTCGGCCGCCGCTGACCTATGCGTACGGCAAGTTCGAGGAACATTGCAAAGGCAAGGGCCTCGACGCCGACAAGCCGCGGAAGAAGGGCGGGCAGCGCCCCTACCCGACCTACCCCGCCTTCCGCACCTTCAAGAACAGCCTGCTAGACGCGCGAGAGGAGATGAAGGTGCGAGAGGGGGGCCGGCCGGCCTACCTCGCCTTCAACGTTTTCCGGAAGACGGACGCTCTCGCCAAGGTCATGGCGGAAGTCGAGTTCGACCACTCGTTGGTAGACCTCATCGTCGTGGACGAGGAGACCGGACGTGCCATCGGAAGGCCCTGGTTCACGGCGGCCCTCGACCGCGCGTCAAGGATGCTGATCGGGTGCCACCTGTCCTTTGAGTTACCCAGCTACGCGTCGCTTCAGCGCTGCATGGGGCACGCATTCTGGCCGAAGGACCTGCGCGGCATCGAGGGCCTGAGCAATCCCTGGCCCTGCGAGGGCATCCCCGGTCTCGTGTTCGTCGACAACGGGAAGGAGTTCCGCTCGAAGAGCCTGCGACGCAGTGAAAAGGCGATGAACTTCCGCCTCCGACCGCTGCCCGTGATGGCGCCGTGGCTGAAGGGCAAGCTCGAAAGGCTGTTCGGCCGGTTCAACGCGCAGGTCTACGGCCACCGCGAGGGCAAGACATTCCACAGCGCGGTGGCGCGCGGTGATTACAACGCGATCAAGCGGGCCGAAACGACGCTGACCCAGCTGCGCCGGGACCTGCTCGGCTATATCGTCGACGACTACCACGTCGCCAAGCACAGGACGCTGGAGGCGCGGCCCCTCGACGTCTGGAACGACCTCGTGGCGCGGCAGGGGGGTGTCCGCGCCGTTCCCTCGCACTCCCAGGTCATCGAACTCATCGGGCAGGTCAGGGACAGGCCGATCGGCAACACCGGGATCAGCCTGGAAGGCCTGAACTACCACTCGGGGAGGCTGACGGCTTTGCGCGAGCGGCGGGGAGGGCTGCAGAAGCTCTACCAGGTCCGGTTCGATCCGTTCGATCTTTGGAGGATCTGGGTGCTGGACGAGGATACGGGCGAGCACATCCCGGTCGACTGCACCAACCAGGCCATCGCCCGCGGCGTCTCGATCTTTGCGGCCGGCCTGCATCTGCAGGGAGCGCGCAGGGCCGGAAGCGGGCGCTTCGTGACGGAGCAGGACATCCTCCTGGCCAAGCAACGGGCCGAGGAGGAGAGCGACCGCATCCTCGGAAACGGCAAGTCCCTGACGACCGCGGCGCAAGTCGCCCGGTACCGGCGCGCGAACGGGGAATACTTCACGCCCGTCGGCCCCCGGACACGCGGCCGCCGGAGCCGGCCAGCGTCGCCGTCCAGACCGAGCCCGGTGCCGTCGAGACCGTGCCTCCGGCTCGGGCGACCCCCGCCACCGCGGCCCCGCCCGCACCCCTACCCTCGGCCAGCTCCCTCCACCAGAGCCTGA
- a CDS encoding TniB family NTP-binding protein, whose protein sequence is MTLTDAEVSERVKTFEHAVVPHEMFKKGQRAVGTLRRRWRPKGVKPLKARALLILGEPGAGKSFILETLRDENPMRVTPDGNIRPVLFVEAPKRTTPRQLAGAIFDALEPGYRLRDGWNTARILSEIRMLCEEMCVEVLMIDEAHHLVDQKNDNDLEDAAEFLKQLLNPFATQIVLAGLPHLGDLPETTKLRQLRRRFRPPFHLEPYNWSDRLGRKKYLGILAFFERHLALPEPSNFTEFDFAARIYCATGGHIGIISGQLSLALEAALSEGKARVDLRLLARIYADLVLRKKPTVLLDFDAPFLGEAAGAPAEPFGGGSPNPADVADAELDASADDNPYLAQGEAFRALWRKMAGARMGDQSRVTAHRTVETPPPSTFGRSA, encoded by the coding sequence ATGACGTTGACGGACGCGGAGGTCAGCGAGCGGGTTAAGACCTTCGAGCATGCCGTGGTGCCCCACGAGATGTTCAAGAAGGGGCAGCGCGCGGTCGGGACGTTGCGGCGGCGCTGGCGCCCGAAGGGCGTGAAGCCCCTCAAGGCGCGCGCCCTCCTGATCCTCGGCGAGCCCGGCGCCGGCAAGAGCTTCATCCTGGAGACCCTGCGGGATGAGAACCCGATGCGGGTGACGCCGGACGGGAACATCCGCCCGGTCCTCTTCGTGGAGGCCCCCAAGCGAACCACCCCGCGCCAGCTCGCCGGCGCGATCTTCGACGCCCTGGAGCCTGGCTACCGCTTGCGGGACGGCTGGAACACCGCGCGCATCCTCAGCGAGATCAGGATGTTGTGCGAGGAGATGTGCGTCGAGGTGCTCATGATCGACGAGGCACACCACCTCGTCGACCAAAAGAACGACAACGATCTGGAGGATGCGGCGGAGTTCCTGAAGCAATTGCTGAACCCGTTCGCGACACAGATCGTGCTTGCGGGCCTTCCGCACCTCGGCGACCTACCCGAGACGACGAAGCTCCGGCAGCTGCGCCGCCGCTTCCGGCCCCCGTTTCATCTTGAGCCCTACAACTGGAGCGACCGCCTGGGACGCAAGAAGTATCTCGGGATCCTGGCCTTCTTCGAGCGCCACCTTGCGCTCCCGGAGCCGTCCAATTTCACCGAGTTCGACTTTGCCGCCCGGATCTACTGCGCCACGGGCGGCCATATCGGGATCATCTCCGGCCAGCTGAGCCTGGCATTGGAGGCCGCCTTGAGCGAGGGCAAGGCGCGGGTCGACCTCAGGCTCCTGGCCCGGATCTACGCCGACCTGGTGCTGAGGAAGAAGCCCACCGTCCTCCTGGACTTCGATGCGCCCTTCCTCGGCGAAGCCGCAGGCGCGCCGGCAGAGCCTTTCGGCGGGGGCTCCCCCAACCCTGCCGACGTGGCCGACGCGGAGCTCGACGCATCGGCGGATGACAACCCCTACCTCGCCCAGGGCGAGGCGTTCCGCGCGCTCTGGCGCAAGATGGCGGGCGCCCGGATGGGGGACCAATCGCGGGTGACGGCGCACAGGACGGTGGAGACCCCGCCACCGAGCACATTCGGGAGGTCGGCGTGA
- a CDS encoding S8 family peptidase, producing MARTPAEGGDDAFHRLVLATFGHQRYTQDSPILPNVWISFLRRPEAPVDLILTPTSGSRPGEIARNLRERLQRLDGRAAARAHVAYINGTVCARLTFEELLRVVIPMTTWWLRVSARPGAVELLYADLFERTEDDDDVAAVISRTGQWEFFRFAALSAMVSLRRDSDLTPKELARVRDGLAGGGPGRRRQPTLRDVRPAIQRFRDLAQGFLGFASPDPVTGQRAEIWTVNRNREASVSVALSRKTVKADAAHCLFNLDTSGIRWGIVDSGVDATHPAFFDRAKLRASQPGGGPPAARQPWADLTRVAATYDFTFLRRLISTGRMPTGRAGGWPDRAQARAINGRFQREIEILRRRYDEGGDLDWSVIEPLIRVPHGPDYRAPRSNHGTHVAGILAGDWPRDENPEGDVDLRGICPALEIYDLRVFADDGSGGDEFTIQSALEFVTYLNRNRQVPVIHGVNLSLSIPHEVESFACGRTPICDECNRLAGQGVVVVAAAGNRGWVDGLAENQFGDFRSITVTDPGNASEVITVGSTHRVEPHTYGVSYFSSRGPTGDGRMKPDVVAPGEKILGPTPGGGLRRLDGTSMAAPHVSGAAALLMARHRELIGDPRRVKDVLCRTATDLGRERYFQGNGLVDVLRAIQSI from the coding sequence ATGGCGCGCACACCGGCCGAGGGCGGCGACGACGCCTTCCATCGCTTGGTCCTCGCCACGTTCGGGCACCAGCGCTACACGCAGGACAGCCCGATCCTCCCGAACGTCTGGATCTCGTTCCTCCGCAGGCCGGAGGCGCCCGTCGACCTCATCCTCACGCCCACGTCGGGGTCCCGGCCGGGCGAGATCGCGCGGAACCTGCGCGAGCGCCTGCAGCGCCTGGACGGGCGTGCCGCGGCGCGGGCCCACGTCGCCTACATCAACGGGACCGTCTGCGCGCGCCTGACCTTCGAGGAGTTGCTTCGCGTCGTGATCCCGATGACGACTTGGTGGCTGCGCGTGTCCGCCCGCCCTGGCGCCGTCGAGCTCCTCTACGCCGACCTGTTCGAGCGCACCGAGGACGACGACGACGTCGCGGCCGTGATCTCCCGCACCGGGCAGTGGGAGTTCTTCCGGTTCGCGGCGCTCAGCGCGATGGTGTCCCTTCGCCGGGATTCCGACCTGACGCCCAAGGAGCTGGCACGGGTGAGGGACGGTCTGGCCGGGGGCGGGCCGGGCCGGAGGCGGCAACCCACGCTCCGTGACGTGAGGCCGGCGATCCAGCGCTTCCGCGACCTGGCGCAGGGGTTCCTCGGCTTCGCGAGCCCCGATCCGGTCACGGGACAGCGCGCGGAGATCTGGACGGTCAACCGCAACCGCGAGGCGTCGGTGTCCGTCGCGCTCTCGCGGAAGACGGTGAAGGCCGACGCCGCGCATTGCCTGTTCAACCTCGACACGAGCGGCATCCGCTGGGGCATCGTCGACAGCGGCGTGGACGCCACCCACCCGGCCTTTTTCGACCGGGCCAAGCTGAGGGCGTCCCAGCCCGGCGGCGGCCCGCCCGCCGCCCGGCAGCCCTGGGCGGACCTGACCCGGGTGGCGGCCACGTACGACTTCACCTTCCTGCGCCGGCTGATCTCGACCGGACGGATGCCCACGGGCCGGGCCGGCGGCTGGCCCGACCGGGCGCAGGCCCGCGCCATCAACGGCCGGTTCCAGCGCGAGATCGAGATCCTCCGGCGCCGCTACGACGAGGGCGGCGACCTGGACTGGTCGGTGATCGAGCCGCTCATCCGGGTGCCGCACGGGCCGGACTATCGGGCCCCGCGCTCGAACCATGGCACCCACGTCGCCGGCATCCTCGCCGGCGACTGGCCGCGGGACGAGAACCCGGAAGGCGACGTCGACCTGCGCGGCATCTGCCCCGCCCTGGAAATCTACGACCTGCGGGTGTTCGCGGACGACGGCAGCGGCGGGGACGAGTTCACGATCCAGTCCGCGCTCGAATTCGTGACCTACCTGAACCGGAACCGCCAGGTGCCGGTGATCCACGGGGTGAACCTCAGCCTCTCCATCCCGCACGAGGTCGAGAGCTTCGCCTGCGGCCGGACGCCGATCTGCGACGAATGCAACCGGCTCGCCGGGCAGGGCGTCGTCGTGGTCGCGGCGGCCGGCAATCGCGGCTGGGTCGATGGCCTGGCCGAGAACCAGTTCGGGGACTTCCGCTCGATCACGGTCACGGATCCCGGCAACGCCAGCGAGGTCATCACCGTCGGGTCCACCCATCGCGTCGAACCGCACACCTACGGGGTCAGCTACTTCTCAAGCCGGGGTCCTACCGGCGATGGCCGTATGAAGCCAGACGTCGTGGCCCCCGGCGAGAAGATCCTCGGTCCCACGCCAGGTGGCGGTCTGCGCCGCCTCGACGGCACCAGCATGGCGGCGCCGCACGTCAGCGGGGCCGCCGCCCTGCTGATGGCCCGCCACCGCGAGTTGATCGGCGACCCCCGTCGCGTGAAGGATGTCCTGTGCCGGACGGCAACCGACCTTG
- a CDS encoding TniQ family protein, giving the protein MPEMTDEPAHGAMMRLAARHRRSGDTAGFAADCGLAFRAILRGGSAGEVACLAGFDPLALGLRSPLIDAARRTVELNGEFIALGDWSVTSRRWCPHCLADDARLALDRGLPPERLAHHRYWWDVRSVSGCVAHGVPLARSCRACGRNPGWAGPVDRCRCGASLSSAPELGGRPPGPADRYLTERLLGSRAQACLVDPLTYQEAVRALERLGIAAQGRWSSRKPRPSASEASAYRNAGMELIADWQNGLRQALDRILADGRSRGGRPGLIGSYGWVYELWIGGLPDNGFGRMLKRALREHAVANGVISGRERALGWAPGTPLVDLTAATSSLGMGHRRARGLLLRHGMLSGGIRRSVAFPIDGARLTHLRETLGRTTDAKGLRMILGVGKAQAGRIVDTGLIASAGIGTGGAEPEGRFEVAAAERFLRTLVVGAPIRRSTPSGSAMLASACRSVGVPIEVACAGLQAGTLRATGVSPGRLSLATVMVRPADLRRLRKGDGLTVEEAAGQLGIHHEAARSLRRIGLLGQGRAGPRSLRRCDVDAFARRYMPASEAARLLGTSPRRASRIMAERGVAIAAGPPTCRQIFYLREDAQRRVQPGRTS; this is encoded by the coding sequence GTGCCCGAGATGACGGATGAACCCGCGCACGGGGCGATGATGCGCCTGGCGGCACGCCACCGGCGCTCGGGCGACACGGCCGGCTTTGCGGCGGATTGCGGCCTGGCCTTTCGCGCCATCCTGCGCGGGGGCTCGGCTGGGGAAGTCGCTTGCCTGGCGGGGTTCGACCCGCTCGCGCTCGGCCTCCGCTCGCCCCTCATCGACGCCGCAAGGCGCACGGTCGAGCTGAATGGAGAGTTCATCGCGCTCGGCGACTGGTCCGTCACGAGCCGGCGCTGGTGCCCGCACTGCCTGGCGGACGACGCGCGCCTCGCGCTCGACCGAGGCTTGCCGCCGGAGCGGCTCGCCCATCACCGGTACTGGTGGGATGTCAGGTCGGTCTCGGGCTGCGTGGCGCATGGCGTTCCGCTTGCGCGGTCGTGCCGGGCCTGCGGCCGCAACCCGGGCTGGGCGGGCCCGGTTGACCGATGCCGATGCGGAGCCTCGCTCTCTTCGGCCCCCGAGCTCGGCGGTCGCCCGCCAGGGCCAGCCGACCGCTACCTCACGGAGCGCCTGCTTGGAAGCCGCGCGCAGGCGTGCCTGGTCGATCCACTGACCTATCAAGAGGCCGTACGAGCCCTCGAACGCCTCGGCATCGCCGCGCAGGGTCGATGGAGCTCCCGCAAGCCCCGCCCCAGCGCGAGCGAGGCGTCGGCGTACCGGAACGCCGGCATGGAGCTGATCGCCGACTGGCAAAACGGATTGCGGCAAGCCTTGGATCGGATCCTCGCCGACGGCCGGTCACGCGGCGGCCGGCCCGGGCTGATCGGGTCTTATGGCTGGGTCTACGAACTCTGGATCGGGGGCTTGCCGGACAACGGGTTCGGCCGGATGCTGAAGCGTGCCCTCCGCGAGCATGCCGTGGCGAATGGCGTGATCTCGGGGCGGGAGCGGGCGCTCGGTTGGGCGCCGGGAACACCGCTGGTGGACCTCACGGCGGCGACATCGAGCCTGGGCATGGGGCACCGCCGCGCACGAGGTCTCCTGCTGAGACACGGCATGTTGTCCGGCGGCATCCGCCGGAGCGTTGCCTTCCCCATCGACGGGGCGCGGCTTACCCACTTGCGCGAGACCCTGGGTCGAACCACCGACGCGAAGGGCCTGCGCATGATCCTCGGTGTCGGGAAGGCGCAGGCAGGGCGCATCGTGGATACCGGCTTGATCGCGTCCGCAGGCATCGGGACCGGCGGGGCGGAACCGGAGGGCCGCTTCGAGGTTGCGGCCGCCGAGCGCTTCCTGCGGACGCTGGTCGTCGGCGCCCCAATTCGCCGCTCCACGCCGAGCGGGTCGGCCATGCTGGCCAGCGCATGCCGCTCCGTCGGTGTTCCCATCGAGGTGGCCTGTGCCGGGCTGCAGGCCGGGACCCTCCGGGCGACCGGCGTTTCGCCAGGACGACTGTCCCTGGCGACGGTCATGGTCAGGCCGGCCGACCTCCGCCGCCTTCGGAAGGGAGACGGCCTCACGGTGGAGGAGGCCGCCGGGCAGCTCGGGATCCATCATGAGGCGGCACGCTCGCTGCGGCGGATCGGCCTTCTCGGTCAGGGTCGGGCTGGTCCACGCTCGTTGCGGCGCTGCGATGTCGATGCATTCGCGCGCCGGTACATGCCGGCGAGCGAAGCGGCGCGTCTCCTCGGCACCTCACCGAGGCGCGCATCCCGGATCATGGCCGAGCGTGGGGTTGCCATCGCGGCTGGCCCACCGACCTGCCGCCAGATCTTCTACCTTCGCGAGGATGCGCAGCGACGAGTCCAGCCAGGGCGGACGTCGTGA